ACCGTTCCCTGAAGAGCGGCAAGTGCGTTGTTCTGAGCGTAGGTACGCGGAACCTGGAAGGTCGGAGCAGCAAGCGTTGCATTGAACGTGCTCAGGCGGCCATTCTGGTTCGTTATCGTACGAGCAGCCGAAAGGCCCTGGTTGCCGATAAGGGCGTTGTCAGCGGAACGGACGAATTCGTCATTAACATAGTTGATGCTGAATCCGCCGCGAAAGACCGTCTTGCCTTCGCCCGGGAAGAGTTTGCCAAGAGCTCCGTCGAATGACGGTGCCCAGGCAAAGCTGACGTTCGGAGCAAAGTTGTCCTTGTCGGTCCCAAAGAAACGGTTGTCGCCATTGTTCGTGCCGACAAAGTTATAGGTGCCGGTCGGGTTAAGGACCGCGGCAACGATATCGGCATTCGAACCGATGACCGGCTCGAGAGCGAGACCATCCGGTTCGCTGACCGGCGTGAAGATCTCGTGACGCAGACCGAAGTTGAGCGTCAACTGCTGATTCACACGCCACGAATCACCGATGTACCACGAATAGTTTTCGTAGTGCAGACGGCGGTTCGGAAGTGTATTCGGAACGAAGCCGCTGGTCTGGCTCGTTACGTTGAACGTCTGAGTGTTCGCTGAAACGATACCGCCAAGCAAAGCGAGCATCCCGTTTGCCGTTCCAAGCTGTGCCGCCGAAAGTGTTCCGGTCGGGAAGTTGGTGGCGTTGTTCTGGATCGACGGAGTCGTCGTGTTCGTACCGATCGTGATGGTCGGGATGGTCGAAGCACCAAAGGCGCCCGGGCCATAAGGATTGATACGATACCAGGCGATCTGGCCGCCAAAGCGGATCGAGTGATCGCCCCAGGTGTAAACAGCATTGTCCGAGACCAGCCAGGTCGACGTATTACGTCCCTGTGTCTGGAAGGTCGATTCGGGGCTGGTCACGACCGGAAGGGTCACGAAATAATCGCTCGGCTGATTGTTGCGGTCAAACTGCGGCCGGCTGAGCTGGTTAGCGACACGAAGTTCGTTCGTGAGGTTTGAGCTCGGCGTATACCGCCACGCAACGTTGGTCGTCCAGGTCTTGGCAACCTGAAAACCGAACGGTGTGTTGTTGAATCCGCCGTTATCAACGTCAGGACGGAGAAGGAATTCATCACGCCACGACCAAACACCGTTGATCGAGTTCTGCGAATTCATGTCGTAGTCGAAACGAAGCGTTACGGCTTCACGATCCTGGTCCTGCTTCTTGGTGAAGCTGTATCCGATGGTGTTCAATCCGTCACCAATGCTCTCGTTGTTACCTGCCGGCATGTTGGCAAGAAAACGGCTCTGGATAAGCGGATCGATACCGGTAACGGTTCCCGGATTCGGGCCTTGTGCCGCAGTGAAAATGTTCAGCGTTCGAACTACGTTCGACGTATCGCGGTAGGTAAAGATACCGGCGCGTGCCGACGGACGAAGAACGGTCGAGTTGACGTTCGTCGACTGACGGAGACGGAATCCTTCGTACGAACCGAAGAAGAACAATTTGTTCTTAATGATCGGGCCGCCGAGGCGTCCGCCGAACTGGTTACGGTTAAGGAACGGGTTTGCCTGGCCAAGACGATTTCGGAAGAAATCGTTGGCGCCAAACTTTGAGTTGCGGTTGTAGATGAAACCGGCACCGGTGAAACGATTCGAACCACGCGGGGTCACGAGCTGAACCTGCGACGCACCGTATCCGGCCTCAACACCGGCGTTCTGGGTCGTGATCGTAAATTCGCCTACGTCATCCGTGTTCGGGCGATCCGGAACGAAGTCCGTCGCGTTTGCACGAATGAAGTTGTCCTGGATGTTCAAACCATCGCGGGTGATGTTGGTGAACGAGGTACGCTGGCCGTTGATGGTCGTATTGGTCGCACCGTTGGCCGATGTGCCGGCCTGAAGAGCGATCAACGCAAGCGGGTTGCGGCCGTTCAGCGGCAGATCCTGGATCTGTCGTGTGCCGACGGTGTTCGAGAGTTCAGCGTTGGCCGAGTTGATGACCTCGGTTCCGGCGACGACCTCGACGACCTCGGTTACCTCACCGGGTTCGAGCGTGACATTGCGGACGGTCGTCTGCGCGATGTCGATCTTAACGCCGGTCGTTACGCTCGTCTTGCGGCCGGGGGCCGAAACGGTGATCGTAAATGTACCTGCGTCCAACTGTGCAACCGAGATCGAACCTCCGTTGCCGGTCGTATATGTTCTCTCGCTGCCTGTCTGTTCGTCCTTGACGACGACAGTCGCACCCGGGATCACACCCGACGCATCCGATACGTTAACCGTGAGGTTACCCGTATTGGACTGTGCGAGGCCGATCACGGCCATTGCGAAAAGCAGCAAAGAGGAAACAACAAATTTTCGCATTACAAGTCCTCCTAATTGGTCTTTCTTAAAATTGGGAAGTCAAAGTGACTCTTCAAAAAGTGCAAGCGCCGTGCCATTGAGCTGTGAAAATGAATGAAATGCACAATGTATTGCCTAACCTATTGCAAACGCTTAGCTTAGGTGTCATTTTTCAGCCCAGGGCCGCTGCGTTTTCTGGGATAAAACGCCCGCTGACGTGTCAGACTGACCAAATTTTCGAGTTTTTGCACGGAAATTTGGATAAATTTGTAAGGATTCGCTGGGTCAGGAACGAATGTGGATATTGTAGGACTTGATCTTGGAGTTCAAAGTGGTCGCATTCAGCCCCAAAAGCCTGGCTGCCCTTGATTGGTGACCGCCGGTCTGGTCGAGGGCTCTTCGGATCAGATCGATCTCAAATCGCTTAACTTCATCGTAAAAATTCACGCCGCGGGCGATGTCGATCTCGGCCGATGCCCCCTCGGTCTGCTGCAGCAGCGCATGCGTTACGCCGGGATCACGAACTTCAGGACGCAAACACTCCACCGAGATCTCGTCGGTCGTCGCAATTACCACAGCACGCTCGATTATGTTCTCAAGTTCGCGCACATTGCCCGGAAAATAATAGTTCTCAAGCAGCGAGAGAACTTCGGATGATAGATTTTCTGAGATCGACCGGCCATTCTCTTCGTTATATTTGCGGATGAAATGCTTGGTCAGCGGCAGGATATCTTCGGGCCGCTGCCTCAATGAAGGCAATTCTATCGGAACGACCGAGAGCCGGTAATAAAGGTCTTCGCGAAACGATCCGTTCTTCACCGCATCTTTTAGGTCGACATTCGTGGCTGCGATGATCCTGACGTCGACTTTCGCAGGGGTCGTATCCCCGAGCGGCGTAAATTCGCGTTCCTGGATCACGCGCAATAATCGGACCTGCGTTTCGGGCCGCAGATCACCGATCTCGTCAAGAAAGATCGAGCCCGTGTCAGCGACCTCGAACAACCCTTTTTTTGCGGCGACCGCACCCGTAAACGCTCCCTTTGTGTGTCCGAAAAGCTCTGATTCCAACAATTCCGACGGGATATTCGAGCAATTGACCACGACGAATGGCTTGTCGGCCCGCGGGCTCGCTTCGTGGATCGCCTTGGCCAGCAATTCTTTTCCCGTACCGCTTTCGCCGGTGATCAAAACTGTCGAACGTGCCGGAGCAACTCGCTCGACAAGACGGAAGATCTCTTCCATCTTTTCTGACCGGCCAATGATCGCGTCTCGCCGTACAGAACGGGTCATCACCTGCCGCAGTGTTTGTCGTTCTTCCTCTTTCCGGCGTTTTTTTACACCCTTCGAAATAAAGGTCAGGATCTGATCGTTTTGAAACGGCTTGCGAATAACACCTGTCGCGCCCTTTTCCCAGGCCGATATCGCAGTGTCAAACGTCGCGAATGCCGTGATCATCAGAACGACGGCTTCCGGATCGAGCTTTATCAGTTCCTCGAGGGCCGTCAGGCCGCCCATTCCCGGCATCGAAACGTCCATCAGAACAACATCGTGGTTTCGTTCTGTATAGAGTTCGATCGCCTCTTCGCCGGTTTTAGCCAGATCGACCTTATAACCCGCGGACGAGAGAATTGTCTCCAAAACGTCGCGCATGATCTCTTCGTCGTCGCAGATGAGGATCGAACCTTTCTTGGCCATAAACGTTGAATATAACTCAAACCCGCAACTGAGCAAAGACGCGCGCCTATCTGCCGATGTATCGGACGCACGGCTTTGGCTTACGGCAAACGGTGCGATATCGTCGATGCTGATATGGCCGTCTACGACAGTTTTGCGCGTTTTTACGACCGGCTCTTTGCACCTTTCGAGAAACGATTCCTTGGCCGCTGGCGTTCCGAGACACTCAGCGTTTTGCCTTTGGACGCCGCAATTCTCGAACTTGGAGCCGGAACCGGAGCCAATTTCAAATTCTACCCAACCTCAAAGATCGCGATCTCGAGCGAGATCGCCTCCGAGATGCTCATGGTCGCCGTGACGAAACGACGATCGAACCAGCTCGTCCAGGCCGATGCGCAGTCATTACCCTTTGATGAGAATTCGTTCGATGCTGCATTCGCAACTCTTGTGTTTTGTTCGATCCCGGAACCAAAACTGGCTTTCAGTGAACTGCTCCGTGTCGTCAAACCGGGCGGAACTCTCGTTCTGCTCGAACATGTCAGGCCCGAAGGACCACTCGGAGTCGTTTTCGATGCATTGAACGTCTTGACGGTTGCGTTGATCGATGACCATTTCAATCGCCGAACGGCGGATATCGCCGCGGCCGCCGGATTGGAGGTTCTCGAAATTCGGCGAAAGGCATTTGGGGTAATAAACCTGATCGTTTGCCGGATCCCGTGATCTACCCCCTCGCCCGCTCGCTGTGACGAAACGCTAGAATATCGTGCGGAATAAACCTTTTTTTGACGCTGAGCGTATTAGAACTGTTACGAGCCGCGGCAATTCGCGGAGCTTTGATCGAAATTCGAATTTAGAAAATATTTATAATGGCTACTTCTAAAACAACCAAGATCCTACTAATTACCGGAGCAGTGTCTCTTGTGCTGATATTGATCGCTATCATCGGCATTGCGCTGATCGCCGATCAGATCGGGCGGCCGAGCGTCGCGAACAACAGCGTTTTGGTGCTCAATGTTTCGGGCGATCTTCCTGACTATATTCCCGAAGATCCGGTCGCAAAAGCGGTCGGGATCTCGCAGGGTCAGAGTTTCACCAGCCTTTTGACGCAATTGCGGAAAGCGAAAGCCGACAACCGCATTGGTGCGGTACTGCTCGATATAAACTTTCCGGGCATCGGCTGGGGCCGGGCCGAAGAACTCCGCGATGCGATCAAAGATCTCCGTTCGTCAGGCAAACCTGTTTATGCATATATGCAGCTCGGGATGAACCGAGACTATTTCATCGCCACAGCCGCTGAAAAGATCTACATGCCGCCGCCGGGTGATCTTTGGATCAATGGGTTCGCCGCCGAGGCAATGTTTTATAAGGGTTCGCTCGACAAGCTCGGGATCGAAGCTGATGTGATTCAGATCGGGCCAAAATACAAGAATGCTCCGGATCAATATACTCGCAAAGAAATGGGCGAGGGTCAGAAAGAAGTGATCAATGCGATCCTCGACGAATATTATGGCCGCTACTCCAACGCGATCGTCGAATCGCGCGGCAAGTCCGCCGAGGATGTAAAGGCGATCATCGACAATGCTCCGTACAATGCCGGACAGGCAAAAGAGCAGGGTTTGATCGACGGCGCTCTTTATATCGATCAGGTTCACGAAGAGCTTAAGACGAGGCTCGGTTACAAGGCTGACGAAAAGCTACGGACCATCAGCGGATTCCAGTATCGCGATATTCCGTCCGATTCGCTCGGTCTGAACAATGGCGAACGCGTTGCGATAATCTTTGCGAGCGGTGCGATAAACGTCGGCCGCTCGAACGACGGCCCGTTCGGCGGCAATATGGTCGGCTCGGATACCGTTGTCAAAGCGGTCAATGAGGCGGCGGCCGATAATTCGATCAAGGCGATCGTCCTTCGTGTGGATTCGCCCGGCGGATCGGCTCTTGCATCCGATCTCATGTGGCGTGCGATCGAGAATGCCAAGGCCAAGAAGCCGGTCGTTGTATCGATGGGCGATGTCGCCGCATCGGGCGGTTACTATATCTCTACTAATGCGAGCAAGATCGTCGCACAGCCGACGGCCATCACCGGTTCGATCGGTGTCTTCGTCGGCAAACCGGTGATCAAGGGCCTCTACGATTGGCTCGGCGTAACCAACGAATATACGATGCGCGGCAAGAACGCCGGGATATTTCGCGAAACCGAAAAATGGAATGCCGATGAGCGGGCCAAGATGGAAGAGCAGACGAATAACATCTACTTCAACAACTTCATTCCGAAGGTCGCATCCGGCCGCAATATGACCGTCGAGGCGGCGAACACGATCGGTCAGGGACGCGTATGGACGGGCACCCAAGCAAAGGCCAATGGACTGATCGACGAATTCGGCGGTCTCGAGAAAGCGATCAGCATCGCCAAGGAGCTGGCGAAACTGCCTGCGGATAAGGACGTTCGGCGGGTCGTTTTGCCGGCCCCGCGGCCATTCATAGAAACGCTATTCGGCAGTCAGGAATCGACCGTCTCTGCCGAGCAGAAGGCACAGCGAGCGTTGATCGACTCGCTGCCCGAAGATGCCAGGCGGGCATTTCGATATGCCGCGCTTTTCGACACAATGAAACGCGGCGAAGCGATGATGCTTCTTCCGTTCGAACTTCAGATAAAATAAACGCGCGATCGCCTGATGTAAGGAAGGGCGGGATTTCCCGCCCTTTTTACTTTCGTACGACGGATGCAGATGGCTTGTTTCGTTCGGGAAGTTGACCTATAATCGCCGCGCCGCGGCTGTTCTGCCGTGCTTGCCTGACCCGATCGAAAAATTTGCAGAGGAGAGCGTATGGTTAAAATCATCCTGGCTGTGATAGGCGGTTTCATTGCGTGGTCTATTCTTTGGATAGGGAGCGATCAGGTGCTTCAGTCGGTTTCACCGGATTGGTATGGTGCTCACCAGATCGGCTTTGAAAAGGCGATGTTCAATAAGTCGGAGTTTTCGCCTGATTCGACGATTTTGCTTATGCACATCGTACGAAGTGTGATCTTTTCGATAATTGCCGGATATCTTGCCGCTCTGATCGCAGGCGAAAATGCCCGTTCACCGATGATACTTGGCATACTCTTGCTGCTTTTCGGCGTGATGGTCCAGCTTATGGCGTGGAATTATCTGCCGATCTGGTATCACGCGATCTTCTTGCTGCTGCTGGTACCGATGTCGGTCGTCGGCGGAAAGCTCAAGAAATTTGACGCAGCGTCTGCCTAAAGGAGAACTACATGATCCGGATAATTCTGGCGGTGATCGCCGGCTTTCTTGCCTGGTCGATCTTGTGGGTTGGTAGCGAACAGGTCCTGAGCGCGGTGTTCGCTGATTGGTTCGGTGCTCACCAGATCGCATTCGAAAAGGCGACGTTCAACAAGGAACCATTCACGGCCGAAACAACGATCTTGGTCTTCAACGTGTTTCGCGGCATCGTTGTCTCGTTCGTTTCGGGTTATCTTGCGGCTCTCATCGCTGGCGAAAATAAGAAGTCGACGCTGACGCTTGGGATCCTGCTGCTTGCATTCGGCCTCTTCATCGTGTCGATGACCTGGTCGATAATCCCGTTGTGGTATCACGTCGTCTTCTCGGCGATGCTGATCCCGATGACGATACTTGGCGGAAAACTCAAGCGTTTTTGATCGCCTCTCTCAAAGCGAGCGGTATCGGGAGCCATCGGGCCGGCCGGCCGTAAACGCGCTGGTTCATTCGGTCAACGACCGCCTCTTGTTCGGCCAGCAAACGCTCGTGCGGCACGTCGTCTTTTTTCTCGTAACACGCGTGGGTTATGCACGGCAACGGCTTACCTTCGCGGTGAACGAGACATCCAACACCTTTCTCGAAAAGCGGACAGGCGTAGGTCTGCGAATACGTGTCGCCGTTCTCGCTTAGTCGGTATTTTTCGATCGCGTTTTCCAGCCGCTCGATGACCTGTTGTTGTGTTGCGCCCGGAAGACGCCGCAGCACGCGCTCGATCGCAGCGGCCTCGAGCTTCGAAATATGTACATTCACAAAATGCGCATCGAGGCAGCAAGCGCCCGGCGTCTCGCATGAAGCACAGTCCTTGGCCCGCACCTCATATTCGAGTCGGATCCGCTCTGCGAAATTTTCTTTCAGGCGGTTAACTCTGGTTATCGCTATATTCTCCGGGATATATCTCATTTCCTTAGCTCACCATATTCTACCCGATCTCAAAGACCGGACCGGTCGCGTCATAAGCACTGTTGATTCACTTTGCGATTTCATAATGATATCTTAGGAGGTTCGCCCTGATCCGGCGGTTCGCCCCGATCAATTAAATATACGCCCGAAGGATAACAAAATGACCAAGTATATTGCTTGGCTGCTGGTGCCGCTTATTTTCCTCAATGCATTTGCCCTGGCCGCCGAAACCGAGATAACCCTGAAGAACGGTGACCGACTCAGCGGCAAGATCGTCTCTAAAAATGACGAGACCGTAGTTATCGAGACGGAATATGCCGGAAAGGTCACGATCGTCGCTGCACACGTCGAAAAGATCACGGAGCTCAGATCGAAAAGCGCAAACCTCGGCACCGCAAAAGTACCTGAACCGATAAAAGCAGCGCCGGTTGCGCCAAACTCCGCGGTTTTAGAACAGGAACCGCCGCGGCCTCGTGCCGTCGATCGCGGCCCGCGCCTTTTTGGCGGTCGCTTTATGGGCATCGCCGAAGGCTGGGAAGGAAATGCAAATATCGGCTTCAGCTACACGACCGGTAATTCGCGAACGAGCACGATGACGACCGGCATTCGCGCGGTCAAGACCGGCGGCCGCGACAAATTGACCGTCTATGCCCGCAGCCTTTGGTACAGTAACCGAAACGCTGCGATCGCGACAACGCAGAATGCCGTGTGGGGCGGTGCCCGATACGATCGCAATCTAGGCGACCGGACTTTCGGTTTCGGTTCATACGATTTTGAACGAGATCGTCCAAAGAAACTGTATTTTCGCTCGGTGCTTGGCGGCGGCATCGGCCGCCACATGGTCAAGAACGAAAAGACCGAGATCGACGTTCTCGCGGGCGGAGCCTGGAATCGCACATGGCAGGTCGGGCCGAACACCGACACGCCCGAGATTCTTGCCGGGAACACCCTAAAACATCAGTTCAACGGACGGCTTAAATTCCAACAAACTTTCACGTTCTTTCAGAACGCCACCGACAGGAACGAATTCCGCTTTCTTTTCGATTCGTCTGTCTCCGCTGATATTACCAAGCGCGTCGGACTCCAGTTCACGATCGGCAACCGTTTCAATAACGATCCGGCCGGCAATGCAAAGCGAAATGACTTTCTTTTTGCGACCGGCTTGCGTTGGAACTTCGGAAAAAAGAAGTGACGCCGACCGGCGCCTTTTCGGCGATCTCAACGCACGTGATAAACTCGGGGTGTTACGAACAAGGAGGAATAATGATCAAAGAAGGTGACAAAGCTCCGGCTTTCAAAGGCAAGAATCAGGACGGAAAGACGGTTCAGCTATCTGATTTCAAAGGCAGGAAGCTCGCGATCTATTTTTATCCTAAAGATGATACACCGGGTTGTACAAAGCAGGCCTGCTCACTGCGTGACGGCTTCGGCGACCTGAAAAAGGCCGGGATCGCGGTCATCGGCGTTTCGATCGACGATGAGAGGTCGCATCAAAAATTCATTTCAAAATACGAGCTTCCTTTCGATCTCATCGCTGATACCGACAAGTCGATAGTCGAGGCCTACGGCGTTTGGGGCGAGAAAAGCATGTACGGGAAAAAGTATATGGGCACGCTCAGAAAGACATTTCTTATCGACG
The DNA window shown above is from Chloracidobacterium sp. and carries:
- the bcp gene encoding thioredoxin-dependent thiol peroxidase, encoding MMIKEGDKAPAFKGKNQDGKTVQLSDFKGRKLAIYFYPKDDTPGCTKQACSLRDGFGDLKKAGIAVIGVSIDDERSHQKFISKYELPFDLIADTDKSIVEAYGVWGEKSMYGKKYMGTLRKTFLIDEKGKIVKIFDKVKVAEHADEVLAAFGAR
- a CDS encoding DUF481 domain-containing protein, which codes for MTKYIAWLLVPLIFLNAFALAAETEITLKNGDRLSGKIVSKNDETVVIETEYAGKVTIVAAHVEKITELRSKSANLGTAKVPEPIKAAPVAPNSAVLEQEPPRPRAVDRGPRLFGGRFMGIAEGWEGNANIGFSYTTGNSRTSTMTTGIRAVKTGGRDKLTVYARSLWYSNRNAAIATTQNAVWGGARYDRNLGDRTFGFGSYDFERDRPKKLYFRSVLGGGIGRHMVKNEKTEIDVLAGGAWNRTWQVGPNTDTPEILAGNTLKHQFNGRLKFQQTFTFFQNATDRNEFRFLFDSSVSADITKRVGLQFTIGNRFNNDPAGNAKRNDFLFATGLRWNFGKKK
- the sppA gene encoding signal peptide peptidase SppA translates to MATSKTTKILLITGAVSLVLILIAIIGIALIADQIGRPSVANNSVLVLNVSGDLPDYIPEDPVAKAVGISQGQSFTSLLTQLRKAKADNRIGAVLLDINFPGIGWGRAEELRDAIKDLRSSGKPVYAYMQLGMNRDYFIATAAEKIYMPPPGDLWINGFAAEAMFYKGSLDKLGIEADVIQIGPKYKNAPDQYTRKEMGEGQKEVINAILDEYYGRYSNAIVESRGKSAEDVKAIIDNAPYNAGQAKEQGLIDGALYIDQVHEELKTRLGYKADEKLRTISGFQYRDIPSDSLGLNNGERVAIIFASGAINVGRSNDGPFGGNMVGSDTVVKAVNEAAADNSIKAIVLRVDSPGGSALASDLMWRAIENAKAKKPVVVSMGDVAASGGYYISTNASKIVAQPTAITGSIGVFVGKPVIKGLYDWLGVTNEYTMRGKNAGIFRETEKWNADERAKMEEQTNNIYFNNFIPKVASGRNMTVEAANTIGQGRVWTGTQAKANGLIDEFGGLEKAISIAKELAKLPADKDVRRVVLPAPRPFIETLFGSQESTVSAEQKAQRALIDSLPEDARRAFRYAALFDTMKRGEAMMLLPFELQIK
- a CDS encoding methyltransferase domain-containing protein, translating into MAYGKRCDIVDADMAVYDSFARFYDRLFAPFEKRFLGRWRSETLSVLPLDAAILELGAGTGANFKFYPTSKIAISSEIASEMLMVAVTKRRSNQLVQADAQSLPFDENSFDAAFATLVFCSIPEPKLAFSELLRVVKPGGTLVLLEHVRPEGPLGVVFDALNVLTVALIDDHFNRRTADIAAAAGLEVLEIRRKAFGVINLIVCRIP
- a CDS encoding carboxypeptidase regulatory-like domain-containing protein; this translates as MRKFVVSSLLLFAMAVIGLAQSNTGNLTVNVSDASGVIPGATVVVKDEQTGSERTYTTGNGGSISVAQLDAGTFTITVSAPGRKTSVTTGVKIDIAQTTVRNVTLEPGEVTEVVEVVAGTEVINSANAELSNTVGTRQIQDLPLNGRNPLALIALQAGTSANGATNTTINGQRTSFTNITRDGLNIQDNFIRANATDFVPDRPNTDDVGEFTITTQNAGVEAGYGASQVQLVTPRGSNRFTGAGFIYNRNSKFGANDFFRNRLGQANPFLNRNQFGGRLGGPIIKNKLFFFGSYEGFRLRQSTNVNSTVLRPSARAGIFTYRDTSNVVRTLNIFTAAQGPNPGTVTGIDPLIQSRFLANMPAGNNESIGDGLNTIGYSFTKKQDQDREAVTLRFDYDMNSQNSINGVWSWRDEFLLRPDVDNGGFNNTPFGFQVAKTWTTNVAWRYTPSSNLTNELRVANQLSRPQFDRNNQPSDYFVTLPVVTSPESTFQTQGRNTSTWLVSDNAVYTWGDHSIRFGGQIAWYRINPYGPGAFGASTIPTITIGTNTTTPSIQNNATNFPTGTLSAAQLGTANGMLALLGGIVSANTQTFNVTSQTSGFVPNTLPNRRLHYENYSWYIGDSWRVNQQLTLNFGLRHEIFTPVSEPDGLALEPVIGSNADIVAAVLNPTGTYNFVGTNNGDNRFFGTDKDNFAPNVSFAWAPSFDGALGKLFPGEGKTVFRGGFSINYVNDEFVRSADNALIGNQGLSAARTITNQNGRLSTFNATLAAPTFQVPRTYAQNNALAALQGTVFAIDPDMKTPSLYQWTVGIQRELPWKTAVELRYVGNRSTNLIRGFDYNQVIIGQNGFAADFNRAYSNDRLCQAANQTTPGSCTTGAAFNAAITGSQVLTVFPNLGGGGLLTNATILSQIRAGTPADLAITYLINGLAGSVQLVPNPNALVADVLTNGAESNYHSAQLEFRRRFANGFYMQANYTFAKALTDAAGVGQTRFDPLIDNAQQRLEYAVADFDTRHTFNFNAIYELPFGKGKRWANQGGILDYIIGGWQMTGIVRWSSGAPITFTDPRGTLNRAGRSGRQTANSSLNHEQIAALIGIFRTPCGVYWINPSVTNINQNALNAGQCGSLGLGNAANGFGSTPFSGQVFTNVAPGTTGALPRNAWRGPTFFNIDASLFKNFRITERVRFQVRGEAFNLTNRANFFAGLFNGNINSTTFGRVTTTFGPRIFQFVGRVEF
- a CDS encoding sigma-54-dependent Fis family transcriptional regulator, giving the protein MAKKGSILICDDEEIMRDVLETILSSAGYKVDLAKTGEEAIELYTERNHDVVLMDVSMPGMGGLTALEELIKLDPEAVVLMITAFATFDTAISAWEKGATGVIRKPFQNDQILTFISKGVKKRRKEEERQTLRQVMTRSVRRDAIIGRSEKMEEIFRLVERVAPARSTVLITGESGTGKELLAKAIHEASPRADKPFVVVNCSNIPSELLESELFGHTKGAFTGAVAAKKGLFEVADTGSIFLDEIGDLRPETQVRLLRVIQEREFTPLGDTTPAKVDVRIIAATNVDLKDAVKNGSFREDLYYRLSVVPIELPSLRQRPEDILPLTKHFIRKYNEENGRSISENLSSEVLSLLENYYFPGNVRELENIIERAVVIATTDEISVECLRPEVRDPGVTHALLQQTEGASAEIDIARGVNFYDEVKRFEIDLIRRALDQTGGHQSRAARLLGLNATTLNSKIKSYNIHIRS